The Hordeum vulgare subsp. vulgare chromosome 4H, MorexV3_pseudomolecules_assembly, whole genome shotgun sequence genomic interval TCAATCaataatttcaataatttctcttTATTAGTGTTATCTATAATTTTACAAAATTTTAATTAGGGAACATAAAAAAATCTAATGATTCCCGATGAACGCCTCGATCATCGTCGTTTTTTGTTACATGAATCTTGAAGCAGCATATGGTCCACGGTATTTTAAAAGACCCGTTTCCTAAGACAAAGCTTCATGTGAATGCATTTCCAATATATCTCTTCATCTGCTACAGGGACGAAGCTATAGTATGTTCGATGGGGTCAATTGACCCCAATGCTTTTGAGTATTTGAAGGTAACTACGTCTAGCAATACTGCGTCTGAACTCATCCAAAAAAATTATTTGACCCCAGCCCAACACCTAATGTCCAATTATTCATAGAAAGATAAAAAAAACTATCGTGGTGTACACCTTTACAATTACAAAGCGCCAACACACAAGACCCTTGGCCCATAAGACGTGGCTTAGGCTTACACAGGTACATCCGTACGTGTCGACGATTGGTCTCCAATACACAACCCATGTAGATGTATACGAGTAACGTCGTTTCTTGGCCATCGTGTGGTCGGCTCTTCGTCGCATCGCCTTCGCCTATTGCCCTAATCGCTGACAGCGGCGATCCTTGATCTTCAAGGGTGATTTCAGCCGGCCGGCCGCCGCTGCAGCATAATCTTTAATCTCCGATTGTTGGGAATTCTCAGGTAGGTACACCAATCTCTTTCTGAGTTTCTCGTTCTCACGCATTAACAACTCCTTCTTTCCGGATGACTAATTAGTAAGTTTTGGTTTATCCATTTATTTTTTTGCTGCATCTAGGAGGCTAGTACTAGAAGGATATGGACAGATTTCTGCTGAAACAAAGTGGAACAGAGACTGATCTGTAGGGAATTCAAGGCCAGTTAGACTAAGGCAATATCACGCACCAAATAttggtactactactactacaggaGGCATTAATTTCGATGAACTTCCTTTTGAGCCGGCTAATCGAAAAAGAATATCATAATACACTAAGAATCGAAAGAAGCAAGATGAGATCAGAACAATATATTTAACTAGAGGACCTTATAGGCCACAAGAAGGCTTTATATATCCGCAAAAGACCATCGAAGGATTCGAGCGAAGATTCAAGCCAGAATGGTATAAAGATTATCATTGGCTAGAGTACACTGATAAAGTGCATAAGGCATTTTGTCAATGTTGCTATTTGTTTAGGGATTGATCGACAGATACAATGAAGTAAATTCTGCATTGCTTATTCACATGGCTTCTTTAAATTCAAAAAACTCTTTCGCTGCTTTTAACCTAGAGAGTTTGTTGAAGCTAGCTGAGTTTTATCCTCAGGATTTCGATTCATCAAAATTGATTGACCCCACTGATCATTTTTTCTAGCTTCGTCAAAATTGATTGACCCCACTGATCATTTTTTCTAGCTTCGCCCCTGATCTGCTACACTCACTTGGCTCCCAACACCCGCGTTGCGGTCTCACTCTCTTGATTGACAACACTAGCGCGATGCAGTTCATCATAGTGATCAAAGTAGAGAAGCTCAATCTCCAGATCAACTATGACGGAGATCGTGTTCGCACATGTGTGGGAGGAGGAAGGGAAGCATGTGGACTTGGATGGACTGGACACGATGCATCGATGTATAATGTGACGTATGTATATATGCTAAATCTAGAAAACTAGAGAAGGATGGATCAATGATTAACTCgcataagcaaaataagatggatTAATGAGTTTTTTTTTGAACAACCACATGTTTCATTAATCGAAATTAAGTTACAATAAGCATCACACGTGAAAACTAAAAGACAAACCGGGATAAAATGATTATCCTGAATTTGCAGATAAAAACATAAAAGATCGAGAAATACAAAACGATCCCTAGGGTTTCCTGCAACCACCGTAGCGAACGGCCGCCGCCCAACTCCAACGCCACCGAGGCGAACGCCGGAAGAGACGTCGAGCCTCCACCATCCCAAGATCCGAGAAAGCACCATCACCAACAAGGCTTTGTGAGTCGATGAACAGGTCCGCTGCACGCAGCAAGGCACATGTCGTTGTGGCGCGTCGATCGGGGGACGTCCTCGTGTTGTCTTGGACCAAGATTTGTCGCCTCCCATCAAAGTTGGAGAGGAACGGCATATCCACCACCTTCGGACCGACATCCTCGCTCCAGAAGAACCACCTCGCCCCGGCCGTCAGCGTCGTCGCGAATAACCACGAACGCCAGCGACAGACCGAGAAACTGATCTCGCCAGATCTGAAGAACAACGAAAAGACCAAGCTGGCGATCTGAAGGACCGAGCAGCACACGTTGCCACAACTCCAAGACGCCGCCGTGAAGGTCGCCGCCAGTGTGGGAATAGAGTTGAGACAGATTTATTTGCCCGGACGCTGCTCTCACCACCCCAACGGCGTCCCAAGAAAACACTAGGTCAACCCTAACTACAAGTCGGCGAGACATAGTTAATTCTCATCTAGATGGCATAACCCCTTATTTATTCGGCCCGCAACGTGTATTGACCATTTCCACACGCAGTGTGTTGAAGAGaggttagagcatggttaatagtatagtcaactgctggctataaccaGTCTTATATCccctcttatagctagcttgtacaatagttagtttAAAAGGAtactatttttatcatatatgacccacctttcattctcacaaagcacttaggagcacgtgctagagctggctcttcacgaagagctcgcttcccttctctctcatccaactcagcaaaaatatagtattttaatccttacagtctGCTGATTGTACGTTATTATACTTGCTCTCAAGAAGTTATGTCATGTCTCAGATAGACAGCTCCGTTCCCTCGAAAAGAAAAAACCATAGACAGCTCCAGGCGAATAATGGTTCTATCTGACCTACAGTACACGATTGTCTCGCCGTGTACTCCCCGTCAACGAAGCTGCTGGTAAGGACGTGTCCTCCTTGCATTTGCTGCGCTCTGCGTTGTTTTCTTGACATCTTCCGTCGATCACCGATATCAATCCAAGTGCTCTGCCCAGACGCTAAAGGCGGTCCATCCAGATCCAGGCAGCCACCGCTTAGCTTTGACTGCAGAAAGAATGGCAATGCTTGCAGTTCTGCTATTGCTGGCAGCGCCGCTGCTTCCACCCACAGCAGCGCCGGGGTGCCGGCGGCAGTGCGGCAACGTGACCGTCCCCTACCCCTTCGGAATCGGAGCGCGCTGCCACCGTGGCGAGGACCGTGGGTTCCGGCTCGAGTGCGACGACACGCGCCACCCACCGCGGCTGACCGTGGCCGGCTACGGCCACGAGGTCGTCGCCATCTCGCTCGCCTCTGCCGAGGCCACCGTGCTGCTCAACGCCAGCCGCGCCTGCTACGACCGCACCTCCGGCTCCGGCCGCGTTCTTGGCCGGCGGGAGTACCCCATGGCCCTCAACGGCAGcgccttcctcttctcctccatgAAGAGCAAGTTCGTGGCCATCGGCTGCCCGGACCTGGCCTACTTCGTGGACGACGGAGGGTACTACGTGACCGGGTGCATGTCGGTGTGCCGGCCGTCGGCGCGCGCGCTGCCCGGGTCGTGCCGGGGCGGCGACGGCTGCTGCCAGAGCAACATCCCTCTGGGGCTGGACTCGTACCGCCCGCACGTCCGCAGCTTCGGCCGGCGCCAGCAGCAGCAGGGAGGCACGTTCCTGGCTAACTCCACGGGCTGCGCCTACGCGTTCATGGTGGACGCCTGGTGGTTCTGGTACGCCGGCTCCCACTTCAACAGGACCGGCGACTTCGCCGTGCCCGTCGTGCTGGACTGGGCCATCAGAGGCGCCGGGGGCTCCTGCGCCGCCGTGCGGGAGAACGCCACCGCCGCCTACGCGTGCCGGAGCGCGCACAGCGTGTGCCTGGACTCGAGCAACGGCCCCGGGTACGTCTGCAACTGCACCAGCGGCTACGAGGGGAACCCATATGTCGTCGGCGGCTGCAACGGTACCACTCCAACTCCAATACTAGTACTATGTTCCCGGAATTCTTGTCTCGTCGATCAGTTCTTGCTCATCTGTGGCTTGACatcctcttctgatttttttgtcGAACTGACGAATTTTCTCATACTATAACTCAAACGGAAGACTTGGACGAATGCGCGCGACATGATTTGTACCCGTGCTACGGTGTGTGTAGCAACACGCCAGGCAGCTACCTCTGCACATGCCCCAAGGGGTGGAGTGGAAACGCTACCGTGCAGGATGGTTGCCACCAACAAGACAAATTCACATTGGCGCTGAAGGCCGTCACAGGTAGAATAGAACAACATGCTTCAGTCGTTAGGTTTTGTTTGAAAATACTTGAATTTGACTGAAATTCACAGGCATTTTAGTTCAGagatactccatccgttcctaaatataagtattttaagcgatttcaccaaGGGgccacatacgaagcaaaataagtgaatctacactctaaagtatgtctatatacatccgtatgtagtcttttagtggaatctctaaaaagacttatattatggaacggagggagtactaataaagtcaaTTTTATTCAGGAAACAGGGAAAGAAGTCCTTATACATGACTAGAGTCTAGCTACATTGTACTAGTAAAATCGTTTGTAATCATGAACAATTTGTTCAGGTGTAAGCATAGGCGTGTTCCTGGTGATCCTGGCGGGCTTCTGGGCACACCTGAGTCTTCAAAAGAGGAGGATGCTCCGAGCAAAGCAGAGGTTCTTCGAGCAGAACGGTGGACTCCTCCTGCAGCAGCACCTGGGTTCACTGGCCAGCTCCGGCGTGGCATTCAAGATCTTTTCCGAGGAGGAGATCAAGAAGGCCACCGGCAACTTCGACGATGCGCGGGTCCTCGGCCGAGGAGGCAACGGTGTGGTCTACAGGGGCGTCCTCCCCGGCGTCGGCGGCTCCACCACCGTTGCCATCAAGAGGTCGAGGGTGGCGGATGAGAAGCAGCTCAAGGAGTTCTCCAAGGAGATGCTGATACTCTCGCAGATCAACCACAGGAACGTCGTGAAGCTGCTCGGATGCTGCCTCGAGGTCGAGGTGCCCATGCTCGTCTACGAGTACGTCCCCAACGGCAGCCTCCACCGCTACATCCACGGCGACGGCAAGAGCGAGGCGCCCATGCCGCCGGGGGAGCGCCTTCGCGTCGCCGCCGAGTCGGCGCACGCGCTCGCGTACATGCACTCGTCTGCCTCGCCCCCGATCCTGCACGGCGACGTCAAGTCCGCGAACATCCTGCTCGACGGCGAGCTCACCGCCAAGGTCTCCGACTTCGGCGCGTCAAGGCTCGCGCCCGTCGACGAGGCACAGGTGGCGACGCTTGTCCAGGGAACCTGTGGGTACCTCGACCCAGAGTATCTGCTCACGTGCCAGCTGACCTGCAAGAGCGACGTGTACAGCTTTGCGGTGGTGCTGCTGGAGCTCCTCACTGGGAGGAAGGCGTTCTGCCCGGACGGCCCTGAGGAGGATGACACCAGCCTTGCATTCTCCTTCGTCACGGCTGTGCAGGGGGGGCGGCACCGGGAGATCATGGACGGAAATGTCAGGGAGGAGCTCGGGGTCGAGGTGATAGACGACGCCGCGGAGCTGGTTATACGGTGCCTGAGCTTGACCGGGGAGGAGAGGCCGACAATGATGGAGGTTGCTGACAAGATCGAGAGATTGAGAAACTGCGCATGCAGAAATGCAACCGTGTAGATAGaaaaaaatactcgtaggcagatGTATAATTATTTTCTCTGTTCCTAATAGCATCTTCAACAGACGCACAACACGTGACGCGTTAAAATCTGGTTTGCGGCGCGTCCATCATTGAATTTGGCGCGACGCACAGCCGCGctgaaatgcagcgcgcgcgaacAACCGGCGCCTCACATTTGTTACAATTTGGACATAAAATAAATTTCACACGTTCATAAAATAAAGACATGACATATAATTTAAATCATAAACATCATTCAACTAAGTTTAAAATAAATAGTTTAATTtattattacaactcaaacaaatagtatcatgaaatacaacaaatagttcaacaatacaacatCAAACGCACAAATCATGATGCTCTTTGACGACCATTCCAAGCCCACCACTCCTCAATGAGATCATTCTTGAGTTCATTATGCGCTGCTGGACGCCTaatggcatgataggaggcaacaaaacgggTCACCCTTTCAGCCCTTCGCCACACTCGCACCGaatgtcccaagagctcatactgaGAGCAGTCTACATCTTGGCCATGTTCATtcttgatgatcatgttgtgcatgatcacacaaacgTGCATAatgtaccaaagcattttttTAATCCCAAAATCTCCCTATATCAAAAGACCCCACCCTACCGATCCTTTGAGCAAACAGTTTTTTCTTACGGAGAAAAAGCGCGCGTCGGATAGTTTTCTACCTAAATGGGATGCCCTAGAAGCCCAATTAACCACATGCCTTCAAAAAAGTTTCCAGAACAGCGGCCTATTAGGACAGCCAGTCCAGATCGCGTCAAAAAAAACTTAGAGGAAGATCTGACGACCAAAAACTAATCTAGCGCAAATCCGACGGCCGAAAACATCAAGGGCCTAAGAGAGCTCGCTTTAGGCTCAGTTTTACTGTCGTAAATACCCAATGCAGTGTACACACGTCTCCCCTTAAATGTAAACGCCCTTTGTTTATTATCTACAatacccaagacaacctttaGGTCTCTCCTTAAATGTAAATGTCCTTTCTTTATTATCTAAATACCCAAGATAACCTTCAGTTATTTCCTTTGAGACTACTCATAATAGGAGTAACATAGAATAATAACATacatatgttactagtctaagttactatCTTTATAGTGGTTAATAACatagaagtactccctccgtttctaaatataagaccttttagaaattgcactataaactacatatggatgtacatagacatattttagagaatagattcactcattttgctccgtatataatCTCTTAAtgaaatccctaaaaggtcttatattttgaaacggaggaagtagtaaCATTGAGCCTTTTATTTATTAGCCTATAGACCCATCTTGCCTTGATATCCGCTATGTTATTTTTACTATGAGGCTTCCTCCAATGCAAAGGTGCTAAGTGaggtgctaaaagcattaaatatGTTAAGCAACCATAATCTCAAATGCATTGGTGCTTAGTTTGTTGTTGCTAAGGTTGTCTCGTTTAATTGGTTAGCAACTAAAGTCTTGCATGCATAGGCTAGTTTCCTTCATTTTTAATATTTTGCATAGGTTCCCGTGACTAGCACCGTTTCCTCCTGAGGACACTAaactcttctctcttttcttaaTTAGATTGCCACATAGGATTTTTTGCCTTGTTGGCATGCTTAGCACCTATTCAAAGTGGAGCATTGGGAGCAGACTGAGTAACAtgctaagttactcaatttctTTCATCTCATTAATTAGTTGCCACCTCATGTTTCTTGCTTAGGTGGCATCTATGTTACTATCTATGTTACTTCCACTGTGGGTAGTCTAACACAATCTTGAAAACCTTCCGCCCTCGAATCCTTCCTTTTATACTCACAATTTTGAAATAGTACATACTTAATTTATTCTATTTATAGACAATCCTCAATTCCTTCCTTTAATATACAACCATCCGTTATTTCCTTTAATAGACTGTCCTCAATTCCTTCTTTTTAATAAACAACCATCAATTCCTTTCTTTAATATGCATCTTGCTGATTACATGACACTTGCTaacatatatgtgtgtgtttggTAGCATTCCCAACCTAACATGGTTCTTCTTCTTTAATACATGCTGAGTATAGACATGTTGAGTACATGCATTTGCTGTTGTTTGGTAATGATGTATGTGTGCTAAGCTGAGAATTTGTGTGGCAGTTTGCATCTGTTTAGACATGTCGATTAGTACTGTAGCAACACGTATTTTCAAAGATGTGAacaaaacatttcaaaaatgtgaataattttttgaaacatggaaaattaatatttttttgaaattcttaattttttttgaatttacgcAATTTTGAAAGTTTGATCATTCTAAAAATTTGAACAAAATCTGAAGTCTGATTTTAATTCAGAATTAAatttcaaatattttttgaaagtaaaaaaaatgaaattctgtaaaaaaagtattttattaaatttttaaaaattggatagtttttgcaaattttaaaaatatgaacatttttttgaaaatgtgAAGAAATTTTGAAAATATGAACAATTGGTATTCTAAACATTTTCGAAACACATTGTCGCTCAATTCGCTCATTCATGTTGACCAGCGAATAGCTGTTGGGATGTTTTTTCTTCGTGCATGCTAAGAGAGTATTTGAGCTGAGTTTGTGCAGGCTGGAGAGGCCCCATGCAGGCTATCAAATATCCAAAAGTGAGTCGAAAAGGGAACTTTTGAGCTCCTGCGTTCTCTATGCACTCTATCAAACACATCTTATAAGGCTGGTCGTAATGAAGAGTATCATATATTAGTATTATTCATATGATAATAATCTATAATACCACCTTCCTAATACATAATATCATATGTTAGTGTTATGTAATAATAACATAACATTTATTATGatgcggtatcatgatatgatatttattctttttttatttaattgaACGCTACCTTATTAAAATTGTCTAGTTGGTATGTATAATACTAATTATGATATTTCCATTACGACCAGCCTAAATCTGTAATCATCGGTTCAAAGAAACGATGTTTTTTTTTGAACCGGGCAACCCCTTTTCCATTACTCACATAACGGAAATACAAAGTTTAAAGTTTGAAAAAAAGGAAACCAGAAAAAGGGGTGCGAGTTCAGAGCATTCTTGGAAAACCTACACATAGACACTCGTCATCGAGAAGCCTATCGTAGGGCAAAAACCCAAGAACACCCATACCACGCACAGACCATCTGCAAAGTTTATAGGAGAACTGCAAGTAGATACTACACAGGTCATCGCCTGAAATCACTCCACGCAGGGAGGCCACCACCAAACCACTAAGAGCCACCAGCTATATCAATCAACAACCCTCCTCTGGGGCCGCACAGATCCTCAGCATGTTCGACGCGTTCCTCTTCAGCATCTTCGCCCCCCCGCTCCATCGCCAGTTTGTCTTCCCCTGTTAGGAGTCCTGCCCAATATGTCAGGAATCCACAAGCAGAATAAACCACATCAAAAGGGGACCCCAACTTCTTCTTCTCAAATGTCGCGCAATTGCGGCAATTCCACAATGCCCAACAGATAGTAGCCAAACCACAAGTATAAAACCTAACACCATTAGGCATATAGGCAAAGCACCAAGCATAAAAGTGCCAAAGATTATCAGGACTATTACTGGTCCCAAGTATACATCCCACTGTTCTCCATACCACTCTAGCCACAGGGCAAGAAAAGCACAAGTGTTGTGAAGTCTCCCTTTCTGAACAAAAGGAACATCTAGGGTTACCTTTCCATTTCCTCCTACGCATCACATCTCGTGTTAGAATAGCATATTGAAAAAGCTGACATAAGAATTTTGAATCTTAAGAGGCAACTTTGCACTCCAGATCCATCGGAAATCACATCTAGCAATATTATTCTCCAAATGTTCATATACAGATTTAGTAGAAAACCTTTTTCCATCCCTAAACTTCCATCTAATCTGGTCTGGATCATCCGACGAGGCACATTGGTCTTAAATATGGATGCCGAGTTGGTTCCTGTTGTCTTTCGTCGGGATGGGAAGTCACGAGTTCGACACCCCAGGCGGCCTATTTTTCTCATGTAGTTCGTGGCCCAAAAAAGGTCTACAAGTGCAGTGATTGGATGTTGATTAGTCCCATTCGTCCAGCTATGTGGCCCAAAATGCGTGAGTAGATTATAAAATCGGAGAAACGCACCTCACGCTCGGAAACGACCCGTATTGTTTTTGTTCATTATTCCTGTTTTTTGTTCTcgtttttggttttatttttgtaatttaaATTATTGTACAAAAAACACTCTTCAAAAAcacatttgaaaaatgttgaacaagtatttatAGTTTTTTAataacaaaaaaaattgaaatagaatttgaaaatgttgaataagtattAAAAATTCTGaccatgcatttaaaaaatgataGTAATTATGAAAAATATTGAATAAGTACatgaaaaatgttgaacaagtaattcaaaatgttaaacaagtatttcaaaaaatgttaaataagtaatttaaaaatatattaaatAAGTATTAAAATGATGAATAAGTATTTAAAGAATGTCGAATAAGCGCTCGGACAATGTTTAACGTGTATACAAAAAATGTTGATCACTCATTAAGATATGCTTTTGACATATATGAAAATGTAGAGAGAAAATGAAAACAAACATAAGAAAAGAAAAGTAATAACAAAAAATGGAGAGAAAAATCAAACAAAAAATGGAGAAtagtaaaaaaagaagaaaattcgGAGAAAAAAATAAACAACAAAAAAGTCAAATAGGGGACAAAtccgagaagaaaaagaaaaatgaaaaaaaagatgaaacgaaataaaatgaaaaagaatGAAACggagaataaaaaagaaaaaaaataaaaagtcgaagaagaaaaagcaaataaacaaaaggaaacaaaaaacaagaaaatgaaaaagaagaCCGCCTCGGTCGCCTCTACTTGCCTGCGATCCTACTTCTAAGCACTAAGTGTAAGCGGTTGCATTGGCGATCTATGTGGAAACTAGGGATTGATCCTTAACTCGATGCGAGAGTTTCCTCTCGACTCATTTAAGGCGGGAAATAGTCGTCACACTTTAGATGAGCGTAAGATTCATCTCGCTATAAGCGGCGTAAGATTCATCTTTGCTAGCGGATAAAGTCCACCATGTTGCTGTGCTGGGCGCCTCTAAGACCAGATGCAGCTTTGTCTCACCATGGGCTGCAGTAGCGCTTCGAAGACCAAGAATCATCAAGAATCAAGAGTAGTCTTGGCCGCCGTCGGCAAGGCGTGTGGCAACTCGGTATGGCCCAGATGCTGCACATGGGATATCACGACGAGATGGCTGACCACCGGTTGACACAACCGGTGGAAGGCCTCGTTGTAGCCAGGAAGGACAAGCGATGCGCAGTCGGCCTCCATGGCGTCGAGGCAAATAGGGAAAGAacgcctcctcctcgtcgtcgtccatgGCCTCCCTCATATACGACTAAGCCCAGTTGCGGCGGCGCTTCCCCCGCCACACGCGCCCATCCATATTCGTCGTTGGTCGATGAGATTTGCGTGGGAATTACAAGGGATTTTTGTGTCTCACAGCGAACAAAGAGCGAGAGATGAGAGAACGGGTGGGGGAGAGAGGTCATCCGTGCGCCGCTCATCGATGGAACCCGTCCACTCGCTCATCTGGTGCATACGTGCTCGATCGTACCGAATGATACTAAAGGGTGTGTACCCGATCTATCCAAAAAATGCAGTTGCACGTTTAGAATTTGGATTGTTTTAAAGGGTAAACACTTTTTGAAAAATCCAACAGTTTCCACAACACGAGCAATTTCTGAAGTTTCCAAACATTAAAGAAAAAGGTAATTGTTTgaaaatagaaaagggaaaagacccccccccccccccccccaaacaaaaacaaataggtaaaaccataagaaaaaagaaaaaaaaaaacttaAGCCGGTCAAGAATCTTCTCAAAACAGGTAAGAAGCTCGTACAAGTTTCCCAAAATCGGGATCCGTATCGTGTGTGTAACGGAGAAAACCGAACAatacaaaaaatatgaaaaaaagaaagaaaataaatccAAAATATCGGTGAAAACCGAGAAATGAACAGTAAAAAGTGTAAGAAATGAAGAATAC includes:
- the LOC123446915 gene encoding putative wall-associated receptor kinase-like 16 produces the protein MAMLAVLLLLAAPLLPPTAAPGCRRQCGNVTVPYPFGIGARCHRGEDRGFRLECDDTRHPPRLTVAGYGHEVVAISLASAEATVLLNASRACYDRTSGSGRVLGRREYPMALNGSAFLFSSMKSKFVAIGCPDLAYFVDDGGYYVTGCMSVCRPSARALPGSCRGGDGCCQSNIPLGLDSYRPHVRSFGRRQQQQGGTFLANSTGCAYAFMVDAWWFWYAGSHFNRTGDFAVPVVLDWAIRGAGGSCAAVRENATAAYACRSAHSVCLDSSNGPGYVCNCTSGYEGNPYVVGGCNDLDECARHDLYPCYGVCSNTPGSYLCTCPKGWSGNATVQDGCHQQDKFTLALKAVTGVSIGVFLVILAGFWAHLSLQKRRMLRAKQRFFEQNGGLLLQQHLGSLASSGVAFKIFSEEEIKKATGNFDDARVLGRGGNGVVYRGVLPGVGGSTTVAIKRSRVADEKQLKEFSKEMLILSQINHRNVVKLLGCCLEVEVPMLVYEYVPNGSLHRYIHGDGKSEAPMPPGERLRVAAESAHALAYMHSSASPPILHGDVKSANILLDGELTAKVSDFGASRLAPVDEAQVATLVQGTCGYLDPEYLLTCQLTCKSDVYSFAVVLLELLTGRKAFCPDGPEEDDTSLAFSFVTAVQGGRHREIMDGNVREELGVEVIDDAAELVIRCLSLTGEERPTMMEVADKIERLRNCACRNATV